One Tolypothrix bouteillei VB521301 DNA window includes the following coding sequences:
- a CDS encoding DUF305 domain-containing protein, producing the protein MKRLSWKTGFFAITFITLASFTGSVLTACSTTASQNETQALSNGATEASDKQQMDHGSGMHHGSGMNHNSMGMDLGPADANYDLRFIDAMIPHHQGATEMAKEAQQKSKRSEIKKLAGEIIKAQNKEIAQLKQWRTAWYPKASKMATAWNSQQNQTVAMSPEQSKAMRMDMDLGAADSDFDLRFINAMIPHHEGAVTMAQDALSKSKRTEIKNISKGILSSQQKEIEQMKQWRQAWYKQ; encoded by the coding sequence ATGAAACGTCTTTCTTGGAAAACTGGTTTTTTTGCAATTACTTTCATCACACTGGCTTCCTTTACAGGGAGCGTTCTTACAGCCTGTTCCACAACTGCTTCGCAAAACGAAACCCAAGCTTTAAGTAACGGCGCAACTGAGGCTAGCGACAAGCAACAGATGGACCACGGTAGTGGTATGCATCATGGTAGTGGGATGAACCATAATAGCATGGGAATGGATTTGGGTCCGGCGGATGCGAACTACGATTTGCGGTTCATTGATGCGATGATTCCACACCATCAAGGAGCAACCGAGATGGCAAAAGAAGCACAACAGAAATCAAAACGTTCCGAAATCAAAAAGCTAGCAGGCGAAATTATCAAAGCGCAAAACAAAGAAATTGCTCAGTTGAAACAGTGGCGCACGGCATGGTATCCTAAAGCATCCAAGATGGCAACAGCTTGGAATTCCCAGCAGAATCAAACAGTAGCAATGTCTCCCGAGCAGTCTAAAGCAATGCGAATGGACATGGACTTGGGCGCTGCTGATAGTGACTTCGACCTGCGTTTCATCAATGCCATGATTCCGCATCATGAAGGGGCGGTAACAATGGCGCAAGATGCATTAAGTAAATCCAAACGCACTGAAATTAAGAACATCTCGAAAGGGATTCTCAGCTCTCAACAAAAGGAAATTGAACAAATGAAGCAATGGCGACAAGCTTGGTACAAGCAGTAA
- a CDS encoding dienelactone hydrolase family protein, whose amino-acid sequence MHKTLAFNVEQQNISIALGMDKLEGELIIPTGAEGLVIVGSNTSHIKYSPRQNYFTYLLRQGDLATIHINLLTEDEATIDRRTKHYERDINHLASRFLAVTDWVTTNPLTSHLKVGYFGMNASAGAALLAATERPTTIRAVVSQSGQTDLVNRALSYIQTPTLLIVGGDDYPTMTMNEDALAQITVPEKRLEVIPKATHQFQEAGALEEAARLARQWFKHFLSFSRN is encoded by the coding sequence ATGCATAAAACATTAGCATTCAATGTTGAACAGCAAAATATTTCGATAGCGCTGGGTATGGATAAGTTAGAGGGCGAACTCATTATTCCCACAGGCGCAGAAGGTCTTGTTATTGTTGGTTCTAATACTAGTCATATTAAATACAGCCCGCGACAGAATTATTTTACTTATTTACTCAGACAAGGAGACTTAGCAACAATACACATTAACCTTTTAACAGAAGACGAAGCAACAATCGACAGGCGGACAAAACACTATGAAAGGGATATCAATCATTTAGCTTCTCGGTTTCTTGCAGTTACAGACTGGGTGACAACAAATCCGTTAACTTCTCATCTCAAGGTAGGTTACTTCGGAATGAACGCGAGTGCAGGTGCTGCTTTACTTGCTGCAACAGAACGTCCAACGACAATTAGAGCCGTTGTCTCGCAAAGCGGACAAACCGATTTAGTCAATCGAGCACTGTCTTATATACAAACTCCAACACTGCTGATTGTCGGAGGCGATGACTATCCAACAATGACCATGAATGAAGATGCATTGGCACAAATTACCGTACCTGAAAAACGACTGGAGGTGATTCCTAAAGCGACTCATCAGTTTCAAGAAGCAGGTGCTTTAGAAGAAGCCGCAAGGTTAGCACGCCAGTGGTTCAAGCATTTCCTTTCTTTTTCACGTAATTAG
- a CDS encoding uroporphyrinogen-III synthase → MLISSTQLPLHGKRILVTAPRNYAMRFSNQLVNQGALPLLMPTIETCPLENFTELDIALQKIEQFDWIAFTSRNGIEAFFQRLDVLKINPLVLAKCRLCAIGIDSEKLAAFGVKVDIVPTEPSPAGIIAELAKIPNIAKQTVLVPVPEVLGVPEPDVVPNFVAGLKQLGMNVTRVPTYMTRCLEKTIYEVELSLVRQGKVDAIAFSSTAEIMGFLKMIHSKSDYKNCVIACFGPYTAANAEKLGFKVSVVAKDYSSFAGFTDAIASFFNQENKR, encoded by the coding sequence TTGCTAATATCATCTACCCAACTTCCCTTACACGGGAAGCGCATTCTTGTCACCGCACCTCGGAACTACGCTATGAGATTCTCCAATCAGCTTGTTAACCAAGGTGCTTTGCCATTACTTATGCCAACGATAGAAACTTGTCCGTTAGAAAATTTTACTGAATTAGATATTGCATTACAAAAAATCGAGCAGTTCGATTGGATTGCTTTTACTAGTAGAAATGGAATTGAGGCATTTTTCCAACGTTTGGATGTGTTAAAAATCAACCCTTTGGTATTGGCAAAATGCCGTTTGTGTGCCATTGGTATAGATTCGGAAAAATTAGCTGCTTTTGGCGTTAAAGTTGATATAGTGCCAACAGAACCCAGCCCAGCAGGAATTATTGCTGAGTTAGCTAAGATTCCCAATATTGCCAAACAAACAGTACTTGTTCCTGTTCCTGAAGTTTTGGGCGTACCAGAACCTGATGTCGTTCCAAATTTTGTTGCAGGGTTAAAACAGTTGGGGATGAATGTGACTCGCGTCCCAACATACATGACTCGCTGTTTGGAAAAAACTATTTATGAGGTTGAATTAAGTTTAGTTCGGCAGGGGAAAGTAGATGCGATCGCTTTTAGCAGTACTGCTGAAATTATGGGTTTTTTAAAAATGATTCATTCAAAAAGCGATTATAAAAACTGCGTCATAGCATGTTTTGGACCATACACGGCAGCTAATGCAGAAAAATTAGGTTTCAAGGTGTCTGTTGTTGCTAAAGATTATAGTTCTTTTGCAGGATTTACAGATGCGATCGCATCATTTTTTAATCAAGAAAATAAAAGATAA